In Candidatus Eisenbacteria bacterium, the DNA window ATGGCCAAGCAGAAGTTCGAGCGTACCAAGCCGCACGTGAACGTGGGCACGATCGGGCACGTGGACCACGGGAAGACGACGTTGACGGCGGCGATCACGATGGTTCTTTCGCAGAACAACCCGAAGATTCACGTTCGCGACTACGGTTCGATCGACAACGCGCCGGAAGAGCGGGAGCGCGGGATCACCATCGCGACGGCGCACGTGGAGTACGAGACCACGGCGCGCCACTACGCGCACGTGGACTGTCCGGGTCACGCGGACTACGTGAAGAACATGATCACGGGTGCGGCCCAGATGGACGGAGCGATCCTGGTGGTTTCGGCGGCGGACGGTCCGATGCCGCAGACGCGCGAGCACATCCTTCTGGCGCGCCAGGTGGGTGTTCCCTACATCGTGGTGTACATGAACAAGTGCGACATGGTGGACGACGCGGAGCTGCTGGACCTGGTGGAGCTGGAGGTTCGTGAGCTGCTGAAGAAGTACGAGTTCCCCGGCGACGAGATTCCGGTGATCCGGGGCTCGGCGAAGCAGGCGATGGACGGGGGCGGCAAGGACGCGAAGGCGAACGAGTCGATCATCAAGCTGATGGAAGAGGTGGACCGCTACATTCCGACCCCGGAGCGTCCGGTGGACAAGCCGTTCCTGATGCCGGTGGAGGACGTGTTCTCCATTTCGGGTCGCGGGACGGTGGCGACGGGCCGGATCGAGCGCGGCAAGGTGAAGGTGGGCGACAAGGTGGAGCGGGTGGGGATCCGCGAGACGCGCGACACGGTGGTCACGGGTGTCGAGATGTTCAAGAAGAGCATGGACGACGCGATGGCCGGGGACAACGTGGGTCTGTTGTTGCGCGGGATCGAGAAGGACGACGTGGAGCGCGGGATGGTACTTGCGGCTCCGAAGTCGGTGACGCCGCACACGAAGTTCAAGGGGGAAGTGTACAT includes these proteins:
- the tuf gene encoding elongation factor Tu; its protein translation is MAKQKFERTKPHVNVGTIGHVDHGKTTLTAAITMVLSQNNPKIHVRDYGSIDNAPEERERGITIATAHVEYETTARHYAHVDCPGHADYVKNMITGAAQMDGAILVVSAADGPMPQTREHILLARQVGVPYIVVYMNKCDMVDDAELLDLVELEVRELLKKYEFPGDEIPVIRGSAKQAMDGGGKDAKANESIIKLMEEVDRYIPTPERPVDKPFLMPVEDVFSISGRGTVATGRIERGKVKVGDKVERVGIRETRDTVVTGVEMFKKSMDDAMAGDNVGLLLRGIEKDDVERGMVLAAPKSVTPHTKFKGEVYILTKEEGGRHTPFFTGYRPQFYFRTTDVTGVAHLPDGREMVMPGDNITMSIELITPIAMEKELRFAIREGGRTVGAGVVAEIIE